A region of Nostoc sp. 'Peltigera membranacea cyanobiont' N6 DNA encodes the following proteins:
- the cysW gene encoding sulfate ABC transporter permease subunit CysW yields MKLKLQPIPWGRYVLMTLGLSFLAIAVLFPLLNIFYQAFASGIEAYLESVTMPEARHAIFLTVLIALICVPVNTVFGILAAWVLARYSFPGKVMLLLILDLPLAISPTIVGLMFILLYSPTVGLFSSWLQAVNIRVIFALPGMILTTLFVTIPFVVREVLPVLQSMGLEEEEVAQTLGANSWQIFWRVTFPTIRWGLFYGVILCTSRAIGEFGAVSVVSGKLINETNTLTLHIEQVYAEYQTVAAFACASLLAILALLTLVAQEFLRNLDVSRTVDAAKSSERRKSAL; encoded by the coding sequence ATGAAGCTTAAGTTACAACCAATACCTTGGGGACGCTATGTGTTGATGACTTTAGGGTTATCATTTTTAGCGATCGCTGTTCTTTTTCCCCTACTGAATATCTTCTATCAAGCCTTTGCTAGTGGAATTGAGGCTTATTTAGAGAGTGTAACTATGCCTGAAGCTCGCCATGCCATATTCTTAACTGTATTGATTGCATTAATATGTGTTCCTGTTAATACGGTTTTTGGCATTTTAGCAGCCTGGGTTTTAGCAAGATACTCGTTTCCTGGTAAGGTGATGCTGTTATTAATTTTAGACTTGCCATTAGCAATCTCACCTACTATTGTCGGTTTAATGTTTATCTTGCTCTATAGTCCTACCGTCGGTTTATTTAGTTCATGGTTGCAAGCAGTCAATATAAGAGTGATTTTTGCTCTACCAGGAATGATTTTGACAACTTTATTCGTGACTATTCCGTTTGTAGTGCGAGAGGTTTTACCTGTGCTGCAAAGTATGGGATTGGAAGAGGAAGAGGTGGCGCAAACATTAGGAGCAAATTCTTGGCAAATTTTTTGGCGTGTAACATTCCCGACAATTCGTTGGGGGTTGTTTTACGGTGTGATTCTTTGTACTTCTAGAGCAATTGGTGAATTTGGGGCGGTTTCGGTGGTTTCGGGGAAATTGATTAATGAAACCAATACTCTGACTTTACATATTGAGCAGGTGTATGCGGAGTATCAAACTGTAGCTGCTTTTGCTTGTGCTTCTTTGTTGGCTATTTTAGCGTTGTTGACTTTGGTGGCTCAGGAGTTTTTGCGAAATTTGGATGTCTCACGCACAGTAGACGCAGCGAAAAGTTCAGAGCGCCGGAAATCGGCGCTCTGA
- a CDS encoding IS630 family transposase — protein MQELRHDYRRTLDKIDVRNLIFVDEAGLNLSMSRLFARALDGERAVGSIPGSKGGNISLIGALNLDGLVAAMTVPGSINTEVFLTYVTQVLAPQLWKGAIVVLDNLKVHHAERVRVAIESVGAKVKFLPPYSPDLSPIELCWSKLKQFLRSCEARTLESRWPCNGSCCQLHYRR, from the coding sequence GTGCAAGAGTTAAGGCATGATTATCGCCGAACTTTAGATAAGATTGATGTCCGAAACCTCATATTTGTCGATGAAGCTGGATTGAATTTATCAATGTCACGGTTGTTTGCTAGAGCATTAGATGGCGAAAGAGCAGTTGGTAGTATCCCTGGAAGCAAGGGTGGAAACATTTCTTTGATTGGTGCTTTAAACCTTGATGGACTCGTTGCAGCAATGACTGTGCCAGGAAGCATAAATACTGAGGTATTTCTCACTTATGTGACTCAGGTCTTAGCACCTCAGTTGTGGAAAGGGGCTATTGTGGTCTTAGATAATCTAAAAGTTCATCACGCCGAGCGTGTAAGAGTTGCAATTGAGTCCGTCGGTGCAAAAGTTAAGTTTTTGCCCCCCTACTCTCCAGATTTATCTCCCATAGAACTGTGTTGGTCGAAACTGAAGCAATTTCTCCGTTCCTGCGAGGCACGCACACTGGAATCACGATGGCCTTGCAATGGCTCTTGCTGTCAATTACATTACCGAAGATGA
- a CDS encoding helix-turn-helix domain-containing protein gives MPVSYSEDLRRRVIAAWLAKEGSQRQVAQRFKVSLSFVRNLLRQYRTNGQIEAKRRGGYQKPTIQNEDLSIIQSLVEEKNDLLLRELCDRYAERTGISVSITTMHRAVEKLGLRVKKKVFMLVSKIPHECKS, from the coding sequence ATGCCAGTATCTTACTCCGAGGATTTGCGTCGTCGCGTGATTGCAGCTTGGTTAGCAAAGGAAGGTTCTCAACGGCAGGTGGCACAAAGATTTAAGGTCAGCTTGTCGTTTGTACGAAACCTACTGCGTCAGTATCGGACAAATGGACAAATCGAGGCGAAACGACGTGGAGGATACCAAAAGCCGACAATTCAAAACGAGGATCTGAGCATTATCCAGTCTTTGGTTGAGGAAAAAAATGATTTGTTGCTCAGAGAATTATGCGATCGCTATGCAGAACGCACAGGGATTAGTGTGAGTATCACTACAATGCATCGTGCGGTAGAAAAATTAGGCTTACGTGTAAAAAAAAAAGTCTTTATGCTAGTGAGCAAGATACCCCACGAGTGCAAGAGTTAA
- the cysT gene encoding sulfate ABC transporter permease subunit CysT, producing MSAISVAVSHQRFHRSLIQGLALTYISFIVILPLGVIFLEAAKSSWTELWQVITAPPAVAAYKLSFSAALLAALINSVFGVILAWILVRYEFPGKRLADGLVDLPFAMPAVVAGIALLSVYGSGGVIGQYLDPGTFLGDSLRLLGIEQVNLTSSVIGVVFAKVFVTLPFVVRTVQPVLMEIEPEIEEAAYILGADSWQTFWRVIFPQILPAIITGFSLAFARAIGEYGVVLIISGNIPYETMITSVYIYRRLEQYDYSGATAVAIVLLMISMVILICTNLLQLWSRRYEA from the coding sequence ATGTCAGCTATCTCTGTCGCAGTTTCCCATCAACGCTTTCATCGTTCGCTCATACAAGGTTTAGCTTTAACATACATCAGTTTTATCGTTATCTTGCCTTTAGGAGTAATCTTTCTGGAGGCTGCCAAAAGTTCCTGGACAGAATTATGGCAAGTTATCACTGCTCCCCCTGCTGTAGCAGCCTATAAACTTTCTTTCTCGGCGGCTTTGTTAGCTGCTTTGATTAACAGTGTCTTTGGGGTAATTCTGGCTTGGATATTAGTCCGATATGAATTTCCGGGAAAGAGGTTAGCAGATGGATTAGTAGACTTGCCTTTTGCTATGCCTGCGGTAGTGGCAGGGATTGCTTTGTTATCTGTTTATGGTTCTGGGGGAGTCATTGGACAGTATTTAGATCCGGGAACATTTTTAGGTGACAGCTTGAGATTGTTGGGTATTGAACAGGTAAACTTAACCTCATCTGTAATTGGTGTAGTCTTCGCTAAGGTATTTGTCACACTGCCCTTTGTGGTGCGGACTGTACAACCTGTGTTGATGGAGATAGAACCAGAAATTGAAGAAGCAGCATATATTCTTGGTGCGGATTCTTGGCAGACATTTTGGCGAGTGATTTTTCCCCAAATACTACCGGCAATCATCACAGGATTTAGCTTGGCTTTTGCCCGTGCCATCGGTGAATACGGAGTTGTGCTGATTATTTCTGGTAATATTCCCTATGAAACAATGATTACTTCCGTCTATATCTATCGCAGATTAGAGCAGTATGACTATAGTGGAGCAACGGCTGTAGCGATTGTGTTGTTAATGATTTCTATGGTGATTCTCATCTGTACCAACTTATTACAGTTGTGGAGTCGCAGGTATGAAGCTTAA
- a CDS encoding sulfate ABC transporter substrate-binding protein — protein sequence MKRRKTLHALLFGAGFFIPACTQTKNSTQNQTLTNQAQVITDQKSNSVEVTLVSYGVARALFSKMIPAFQAQWKAKTGQDVIFKESYGGSGAQTRAILGGLQADITAQNIQSNIDALVEKGFVSPDWQQRLPNQASPANTVMVVVIRAGNPKNIQSWNDLTRDNVAIVGINPQTGGNARWGILAGYGSFLKSEGEQAAQNYLRSFVRNTKTLVSSGREASDAFIKNKIGDALLTFENEITFTNNAVAEDFPYVVPATNIQVDFPVTVVDKIVDSRGTRQVAEAFTKFLFSPKGQEIYAQQGYRPIDQTVYQKYATQYKPVTTLYKIADFGDWKAVDRKLFADGALFDSAQAARNR from the coding sequence ATGAAGAGGCGTAAGACCTTACACGCCTTGTTATTTGGTGCGGGATTTTTTATCCCAGCTTGCACTCAAACCAAAAATTCTACGCAAAACCAAACATTAACAAATCAAGCCCAAGTCATCACAGATCAAAAATCAAACTCGGTTGAAGTGACGTTAGTTTCTTACGGAGTAGCAAGAGCGTTATTTTCCAAAATGATTCCGGCGTTTCAGGCACAATGGAAAGCGAAGACTGGGCAAGATGTCATATTCAAAGAATCTTATGGCGGATCTGGAGCGCAAACCAGAGCAATTCTTGGGGGTTTACAAGCGGATATTACAGCACAGAATATCCAAAGTAACATAGATGCTTTGGTGGAGAAAGGTTTTGTCAGTCCAGATTGGCAGCAAAGATTACCCAATCAGGCTTCCCCTGCTAATACTGTGATGGTTGTAGTCATACGGGCTGGAAATCCTAAAAACATTCAAAGTTGGAACGATCTAACTCGTGACAATGTAGCAATTGTTGGCATTAACCCCCAAACAGGTGGGAATGCGCGATGGGGAATTTTGGCAGGGTATGGTTCTTTTCTCAAATCTGAAGGAGAACAAGCTGCCCAAAATTATCTTAGAAGCTTTGTGAGAAACACCAAAACCCTAGTCAGTAGCGGACGAGAAGCATCAGATGCTTTCATCAAAAACAAAATTGGTGATGCACTACTGACTTTTGAAAACGAGATTACTTTTACCAACAATGCCGTTGCAGAGGATTTTCCTTACGTTGTACCAGCAACTAATATCCAGGTTGATTTTCCTGTGACTGTAGTTGACAAGATTGTAGATAGCAGAGGAACACGCCAAGTAGCCGAAGCATTTACTAAGTTCTTGTTTTCTCCCAAAGGACAAGAAATTTACGCCCAACAAGGATATCGCCCAATAGATCAGACGGTATATCAAAAATACGCCACTCAATATAAACCAGTTACAACCCTCTATAAAATTGCTGACTTTGGTGATTGGAAGGCTGTAGATCGGAAACTGTTTGCCGATGGCGCATTATTCGACTCTGCCCAAGCAGCCAGAAATAGGTAA
- a CDS encoding DUF3604 domain-containing protein, protein MSDEILDLLGEYTHPQGYLEYINTLTFLGRLHCYTRQIEAGSWQQILLDYEVGASGIADGAWFKVTFKFYSDWALFQTEDPTAANYVSAEYQARPPLAGESQSTVQSLKVRFDQKGHERPYQKAIIVDIVDGYLKPGDRILIRLGDRRGGGAGTRVQTFVEQGFRFRAYIDPVGTSRFAEVPDDVVIDVVPAPPAKITIVTPRLVKTGVPFPVRVRVEDVWGNTCWGLGGKLQLSGLQEQLLDLPTQGWAVVKTNLTLENNQEVLLQANLVGTELQSQLTPITADSNLTYPRTFFADLHVHSNNTVGTNSTEYNFAYGRDVAGLDVLGYTANDFNITEECWQDDVKLCREVTQEGEFLCYPGTEWCGNSAVGGDRNVIFLGDEVLFPYDRQGKQVRSFEWNEEMKGKQLLPGAWPVDRLYAAYIHNPEQHLMIPHVGGRRAIFDWHHPKLERLIEVGSAWGHFPWFYQDAISRGYKVGVSANGDEHRGRCGGGVPGTAVFGVNGGVTGIIAPGLTKLDINQALRSRHTWATTGDRVVALLWSGSHIQGDEFTASDAVTINYRLLGTSGWDEITAYTHHGLLRHRNLQLEAGYAPNKIRLRWGGARIKDRYRCAQWRGTLEYTNTIVQSYQVYGLEHPEEYVRQAAALKLEFRSDTYGDADAIELNLSDLLHAQFRLQVQIDSYTKIGSSLRRNPYIHCPEFNWEFSGQDILNQGILRQELGGTELFLAVERLSTTPTPRDISGSFILEPESSSYGFVPVYISGRQIDDSQVWTSPLFISFYS, encoded by the coding sequence ATGTCAGACGAAATACTCGATTTATTGGGAGAATATACACATCCTCAAGGATATTTAGAATACATCAATACCTTAACTTTTCTCGGTCGTTTACACTGTTATACGCGACAAATTGAGGCGGGAAGTTGGCAACAAATTTTGCTTGATTATGAGGTTGGTGCTTCGGGAATTGCTGATGGTGCTTGGTTTAAGGTAACTTTCAAATTCTACTCGGATTGGGCGTTATTTCAGACGGAAGACCCAACAGCAGCTAACTATGTTTCGGCAGAATACCAAGCTCGTCCACCTCTGGCTGGTGAAAGTCAGTCAACGGTACAGTCGTTAAAGGTAAGGTTCGATCAAAAGGGTCATGAACGTCCTTATCAAAAGGCAATTATTGTCGATATTGTTGATGGCTATTTAAAACCAGGCGATCGCATTTTAATTCGATTAGGCGATCGCCGAGGTGGTGGCGCAGGTACAAGGGTACAAACTTTTGTTGAACAAGGTTTCCGGTTTCGAGCTTACATCGATCCGGTCGGTACTTCCCGCTTTGCTGAAGTTCCAGATGATGTGGTGATTGATGTTGTCCCCGCACCACCAGCTAAAATCACTATTGTGACTCCTAGACTTGTAAAAACAGGTGTTCCTTTTCCTGTGCGGGTACGAGTAGAAGATGTTTGGGGAAATACTTGTTGGGGTTTAGGCGGAAAGTTGCAGTTAAGCGGTTTGCAGGAGCAGTTACTTGATTTACCGACGCAAGGATGGGCGGTAGTCAAAACTAATTTAACCCTAGAGAATAACCAAGAAGTCTTGCTGCAAGCTAATTTGGTGGGTACTGAGTTGCAAAGTCAGTTAACGCCGATTACAGCAGATAGTAACTTGACTTATCCCCGTACTTTTTTTGCTGACCTTCATGTACATTCCAACAATACGGTAGGAACCAATAGTACGGAGTATAATTTTGCCTATGGTCGAGATGTGGCGGGGCTGGATGTTTTAGGATATACAGCCAACGATTTTAATATTACTGAGGAATGCTGGCAAGATGATGTCAAACTGTGTCGAGAGGTAACGCAAGAAGGCGAGTTTCTTTGCTACCCTGGCACAGAATGGTGTGGTAATTCTGCTGTCGGTGGCGATCGCAATGTGATTTTCTTGGGTGATGAGGTGTTATTTCCCTACGATCGCCAAGGAAAACAAGTACGCTCTTTTGAGTGGAATGAAGAGATGAAAGGCAAGCAATTGTTACCCGGAGCTTGGCCTGTGGATCGGCTTTACGCCGCTTATATTCATAATCCAGAACAGCATTTAATGATCCCTCATGTCGGTGGACGACGGGCTATTTTTGACTGGCATCATCCCAAATTGGAACGCTTGATTGAAGTGGGTTCGGCTTGGGGACACTTTCCTTGGTTTTACCAAGATGCCATTAGTAGAGGTTACAAAGTGGGTGTGTCAGCTAATGGTGATGAACATCGCGGACGCTGTGGCGGTGGCGTTCCGGGGACAGCTGTATTTGGTGTCAATGGTGGAGTGACGGGAATTATTGCTCCAGGGTTGACGAAGTTGGATATTAATCAAGCTTTGCGTTCTCGTCATACTTGGGCGACAACAGGCGATCGCGTAGTTGCTTTGTTGTGGTCTGGTTCGCACATTCAAGGAGATGAATTTACTGCCTCTGATGCTGTGACTATTAACTATCGATTGTTGGGTACGAGTGGCTGGGATGAGATTACAGCTTATACCCATCATGGTTTATTGCGGCATCGTAATCTGCAATTAGAAGCGGGTTACGCTCCTAACAAGATTCGTCTGCGTTGGGGTGGTGCGCGGATTAAAGACCGCTATCGTTGTGCCCAGTGGCGTGGCACTCTGGAATACACAAATACTATAGTGCAAAGCTATCAAGTTTATGGTCTAGAACATCCAGAAGAGTATGTCAGACAAGCGGCAGCATTAAAACTAGAGTTCCGTTCTGATACCTATGGAGATGCTGATGCAATTGAACTGAATTTATCTGATTTACTCCACGCGCAATTCCGGTTACAGGTTCAAATCGATAGTTACACCAAAATCGGAAGTTCACTACGGCGTAATCCTTATATCCATTGTCCTGAATTTAACTGGGAATTCAGTGGACAAGACATCCTCAACCAAGGAATACTACGGCAAGAACTTGGAGGAACAGAACTTTTTCTGGCAGTAGAACGGTTAAGTACAACTCCCACACCTAGAGATATTAGTGGTAGTTTTATTCTAGAGCCTGAATCTAGTTCCTACGGTTTTGTCCCAGTTTATATTTCAGGTCGTCAGATTGATGATTCTCAGGTTTGGACAAGTCCTTTGTTTATTAGTTTTTATTCCTGA